The Listeria welshimeri serovar 6b str. SLCC5334 genome has a window encoding:
- a CDS encoding ketose-bisphosphate aldolase, with product MLVNMKQLLEVAKENKFAVGAFNVADSNFLRVVVEEAEKNNAPAIIAVHPTELDFTKDDFFQYVLARIKNSPVPFVLHLDHGDNMGDVMRAVRCGFSSVMIDGSLLPFEENIRVTKEVVDVCHKLGVSVEGELGTIGKTGNSIEGGVSEIIYTKPEEAEEYISRTGVDTLAVAIGTAHGIYPKDKEPKLRLDILKEIKEVVNIPLVLHGGSANPDAEIAAAVEIGIQKVNISSDYKYAFYKKCREILSTTELWDANAIYPECINAAKEVVKYKMELFQSINQVKKYQLAETPAWRHDVM from the coding sequence ATGTTAGTAAATATGAAACAATTATTAGAAGTAGCCAAGGAAAACAAATTCGCTGTAGGTGCTTTTAACGTAGCTGATAGCAACTTTTTACGAGTAGTTGTAGAAGAAGCAGAGAAAAATAATGCACCTGCAATTATCGCTGTGCATCCGACTGAATTAGATTTTACAAAAGATGATTTTTTCCAATACGTTCTTGCGAGAATTAAAAATAGTCCGGTTCCCTTTGTTCTTCATTTGGATCATGGTGATAATATGGGGGATGTTATGCGAGCTGTACGTTGTGGTTTTAGCTCTGTAATGATTGATGGGTCATTACTGCCATTTGAAGAAAATATTCGAGTGACAAAAGAAGTGGTTGACGTATGCCATAAGCTTGGCGTTTCCGTGGAAGGAGAACTTGGTACTATTGGGAAAACAGGAAATAGTATTGAAGGTGGTGTCAGCGAAATTATTTATACAAAACCAGAAGAAGCTGAGGAGTATATTAGCCGCACAGGAGTCGATACGCTAGCAGTTGCAATTGGAACTGCTCACGGTATCTATCCAAAAGATAAAGAGCCCAAACTACGCCTTGATATCTTAAAAGAAATAAAAGAAGTAGTAAATATTCCACTAGTTCTTCACGGTGGATCCGCAAATCCGGATGCAGAAATTGCAGCCGCGGTCGAAATAGGTATTCAAAAAGTAAATATTTCGAGTGATTATAAATATGCTTTTTATAAGAAATGTCGTGAAATTTTAAGTACAACAGAGCTTTGGGACGCTAATGCCATTTATCCAGAATGTATAAATGCTGCAAAAGAAGTTGTAAAATACAAAATGGAATTGTTCCAATCCATTAATCAAGTGAAAAAATACCAACTAGCCGAAACTCCAGCTTGGCGTCATGATGTAATGTAA
- a CDS encoding glycoside hydrolase family 13 protein codes for MEKAGIYHQPASSYAYSYDAKTLHIRIRTKRLDISEVTLIAADPYLWNDGKWQSESYSMRKIAETEEHDYWFFAITPEHRRLQYGFLLTDTDGKTIFYGGRGFFEPTEANLATMDYYFKFPFIHAVDTFEAPEWVSNTIWYQIFPERFANGNPAISPENVLPWGSKDPTPTDFFGGDIEGIIEHLDYLVDLGINGIYLTPVFEAPTNHKYDTIDYKKIDPHFGDKETFRKLVQEAHKRGIRIMLDAVFNHIGDTSAEWQDVIEKEEKSAYRDWFHIHSFPVRQNENGNIEGEPTLSYDTFAFTTHMPKLNTANPEVQKYLLDIATYWIREFDIDGWRLDVANEVDHAFWKEFKKAVQAEKEDIYILGEIWHDSWIWLLGDEFHAVMNYPFTQTIIENFIEEKITPEQMVSGINEQYMRYPNQVNEVMFNMLDSHDTARILTRANNDEEKVKQALAFMFAHTGSPCIYYGTEIGMDGGNDPGCRKCMEWDEAKQNQAMLAFTKQLIALRKDNQAIITSGELTWLDASSETGITAFTKELNGEKLHFLFNQAKDNQDFTISFEKEAMDIWNNQAVSENLTIPAKGFLVIKENS; via the coding sequence ATGGAAAAAGCAGGGATTTATCATCAACCAGCGAGTAGCTATGCCTATAGTTATGATGCTAAAACACTACATATTCGGATTAGAACGAAGCGCTTGGATATTAGCGAGGTTACTTTAATTGCTGCCGACCCTTACTTATGGAATGATGGGAAATGGCAAAGTGAATCTTATTCCATGCGCAAAATTGCAGAAACTGAAGAACATGATTATTGGTTTTTTGCAATAACACCTGAACATAGACGTCTTCAATATGGCTTTTTATTAACAGATACAGACGGAAAGACAATTTTTTATGGGGGTCGTGGATTTTTTGAACCAACAGAAGCTAATTTAGCTACGATGGATTATTATTTCAAATTTCCATTTATCCATGCGGTAGATACGTTTGAAGCTCCTGAATGGGTGAGTAACACGATTTGGTATCAAATTTTCCCGGAACGTTTTGCAAATGGAAATCCAGCTATTTCACCAGAAAATGTATTGCCTTGGGGAAGTAAGGATCCGACACCAACAGATTTCTTTGGTGGAGATATTGAAGGGATTATCGAGCATTTAGATTACTTAGTGGATCTAGGTATTAACGGGATTTATTTGACCCCTGTTTTTGAGGCGCCAACCAATCATAAGTATGACACAATTGATTATAAAAAAATTGATCCTCATTTTGGAGACAAAGAAACCTTTAGAAAATTAGTGCAAGAAGCACATAAACGAGGTATTCGAATTATGTTGGATGCAGTTTTTAATCATATTGGTGATACTTCCGCTGAGTGGCAAGATGTGATTGAAAAAGAAGAAAAATCGGCATATCGCGATTGGTTCCACATTCATAGCTTCCCAGTTCGTCAAAATGAAAATGGTAATATCGAAGGAGAACCAACGCTTTCCTATGATACATTCGCTTTCACGACACATATGCCAAAATTAAATACTGCTAATCCGGAAGTTCAGAAGTACTTACTGGACATTGCAACTTATTGGATTCGCGAGTTTGACATTGATGGCTGGCGTTTAGATGTTGCTAATGAAGTTGATCATGCTTTTTGGAAAGAGTTTAAAAAAGCCGTACAAGCGGAAAAAGAAGATATTTATATTTTAGGAGAAATTTGGCATGATTCATGGATTTGGTTGCTTGGAGATGAATTTCATGCAGTGATGAACTATCCATTTACACAAACAATTATTGAGAATTTTATAGAAGAAAAAATCACACCGGAACAAATGGTTTCGGGTATTAATGAACAATATATGCGCTATCCAAATCAAGTGAATGAAGTAATGTTTAATATGCTCGATAGCCATGATACCGCTCGTATTTTAACACGCGCCAATAATGATGAGGAAAAAGTGAAACAAGCACTTGCTTTCATGTTCGCGCATACTGGTTCACCGTGCATTTATTATGGAACAGAAATTGGAATGGACGGCGGAAATGACCCGGGTTGCCGTAAATGTATGGAATGGGATGAAGCGAAACAAAATCAAGCAATGTTAGCTTTTACAAAACAACTAATTGCACTTAGAAAAGACAACCAAGCGATTATCACATCCGGTGAATTAACATGGTTAGATGCAAGTAGTGAAACAGGAATTACTGCATTTACCAAAGAACTAAATGGGGAAAAATTGCATTTTCTTTTCAATCAAGCGAAAGACAACCAAGATTTCACAATTTCTTTTGAAAAGGAAGCAATGGACATTTGGAATAACCAAGCTGTATCGGAAAATCTTACTATTCCTGCAAAAGGATTTCTTGTTATTAAAGAGAATAGCTAA
- a CDS encoding LacI family DNA-binding transcriptional regulator: MATLADVAKRANVSKMTVSRVINHPDQVSDELKMLVYSAMEALEYVPNYAARALVQNRTQVIKFLILEEIDTVEPYYMNLLTGISRELDKYYYSLQLVTQRSRNIGAYDGLIVTGIRDKDYDLGLLDIDKPVIFYGENKRGYDSIDVDNKKGTALATEHMTEIGFSRIVFLGIDLLDEQFMKSRLEGYEEVVKKHGIKPESYFIANSSSIAEEKAFELLRYNSEKIAIVCASDRIAIGVVRAAAAFGRRFGENIAVTGFDGVFLDRISSPKITTVRSPVVEMGEELAKMLLAKINDHGKPQGNLLFTPELLIRASTTGKEE, encoded by the coding sequence ATGGCGACTTTAGCAGATGTTGCAAAACGGGCAAATGTCTCCAAAATGACAGTTTCACGGGTTATTAATCATCCAGATCAAGTTTCAGATGAACTGAAAATGCTTGTTTATAGTGCAATGGAAGCGTTAGAGTATGTACCTAATTATGCGGCTCGAGCGCTTGTTCAAAATAGGACACAAGTGATTAAATTTTTGATTTTAGAAGAAATTGATACCGTTGAACCATACTACATGAACTTATTGACAGGAATAAGTCGTGAACTAGATAAATACTACTATTCACTTCAATTGGTTACTCAGAGATCCAGAAATATCGGTGCATACGATGGGCTGATAGTTACAGGAATACGCGATAAAGATTATGATTTAGGACTTTTAGATATTGATAAACCAGTCATTTTTTATGGAGAAAACAAGCGTGGTTACGATTCTATTGATGTAGATAATAAAAAAGGAACAGCACTTGCAACAGAACATATGACGGAAATTGGATTTTCGCGAATTGTATTTTTAGGAATTGATTTATTGGATGAGCAATTTATGAAATCACGTTTAGAGGGTTATGAAGAAGTGGTGAAAAAACATGGAATTAAACCCGAAAGTTATTTTATCGCTAATAGTTCAAGTATTGCAGAAGAAAAAGCGTTTGAATTACTACGTTATAATTCAGAAAAAATTGCTATCGTATGCGCATCCGACCGAATTGCCATTGGAGTGGTCCGGGCTGCAGCTGCATTTGGGCGCCGTTTTGGTGAAAATATTGCTGTAACTGGATTTGATGGGGTTTTCTTAGATAGAATTTCATCGCCAAAAATTACTACGGTTCGTTCTCCAGTCGTTGAAATGGGGGAGGAACTTGCCAAGATGTTACTTGCCAAAATAAATGATCATGGAAAGCCTCAAGGAAACCTGCTATTTACTCCCGAATTACTGATAAGAGCTTCTACAACTGGAAAAGAAGAGTAA
- a CDS encoding APC family permease: MASPLKRLLIGRPLKTSEAGDQKLGKLKALAVLSSDALSSIAYGTEQILLVLVTVSAAAMWYSLPIALCVLVLLFALNLSYKQIIYSYPHGGGAYIVSRENLGNNAGLIAGGSLLVDYMLTVAVSVSSGTDAIISAIPSLYPLAVPIAVILVVGVTIINLRGITESASLLAIPVYLFVFSIIALIFTGLFKIVTGMDASHETAAVGTHVQGVTIFLLLRAFASGSASLTGIEAISNAVPLFKEPRPKNAAKTLTLMAGLLGFFFVGITVLAFVYGTVPELKVTVLSQIAENVFGRNFMFYFIQATTALILVLAANTGFSAFPMLAYNLAKDKFMPRMYLARGDRLGYSNGIITLAVGSILLIILFKGKTELLIPLYSVGVFIPFTLSQTGMIVKWWKQRPKGWKKSLSANLLGASISFTVLIVLFLTRIESVWPVFIFMPIMIYVFHRTRHHYRKVGPQLRIDETMDLPDFKGNAVIICVSDTTKVVEGALQYAKSIGDTVIAVHISIDKKQEKEFVERWNRVHPEVRMANLFSPYRSISDPLMKFIDTAKQKADQDNYSLTVLIPQFIPRKGWQNVLHNQTSLLIRTRLLMKRDVVVSTYPYHLKE, from the coding sequence ATGGCTTCGCCGCTAAAAAGACTATTAATCGGCCGCCCTCTGAAAACATCAGAAGCTGGAGACCAAAAATTGGGGAAATTAAAAGCTTTGGCAGTTCTGTCATCCGATGCACTCTCTTCTATTGCATATGGTACAGAGCAGATTTTATTGGTACTTGTAACCGTTAGCGCTGCCGCTATGTGGTATTCATTACCAATCGCACTGTGTGTGCTTGTTCTTTTGTTTGCACTTAATTTATCTTATAAACAAATTATATACTCATACCCACATGGTGGTGGAGCATATATAGTTTCAAGAGAAAATTTAGGGAATAATGCGGGATTAATTGCAGGGGGATCTCTACTGGTAGATTACATGCTCACAGTCGCTGTAAGTGTTTCCTCTGGTACAGATGCAATTATTTCAGCTATACCATCTTTATATCCTCTTGCTGTACCGATAGCCGTAATACTTGTTGTTGGGGTAACTATTATTAACCTTCGAGGAATTACAGAATCAGCTAGCTTACTTGCCATTCCAGTATATTTGTTTGTCTTTTCCATTATAGCTCTTATTTTTACAGGTTTATTTAAAATAGTAACTGGTATGGATGCAAGTCATGAAACTGCTGCTGTAGGAACACATGTACAGGGTGTTACCATTTTTCTTTTACTAAGAGCGTTTGCTTCTGGGTCGGCTTCTTTAACTGGTATTGAGGCTATATCTAATGCTGTGCCTTTATTTAAAGAGCCTAGACCAAAAAATGCAGCTAAAACATTGACTCTTATGGCTGGACTACTAGGATTTTTCTTTGTTGGGATTACTGTACTAGCCTTTGTTTATGGGACTGTTCCAGAACTAAAGGTAACTGTATTGTCTCAAATTGCTGAAAATGTTTTCGGTAGAAATTTTATGTTTTATTTCATTCAAGCAACTACTGCACTTATATTGGTTTTAGCAGCTAATACTGGTTTCTCAGCATTTCCGATGTTAGCCTACAACTTGGCGAAAGATAAATTTATGCCAAGAATGTATCTTGCGCGTGGTGATAGATTAGGTTATTCCAATGGGATTATAACGCTTGCGGTTGGATCTATTCTTTTAATTATTCTATTTAAAGGAAAAACGGAACTATTAATTCCATTATATTCTGTAGGAGTATTTATTCCATTCACGCTCTCGCAGACAGGAATGATTGTTAAATGGTGGAAGCAACGTCCAAAAGGATGGAAAAAATCTTTATCAGCCAATTTACTTGGAGCATCGATTTCATTTACTGTTTTAATAGTATTATTTTTAACGCGGATTGAATCTGTTTGGCCGGTATTTATCTTTATGCCGATTATGATTTATGTGTTCCATCGGACAAGACATCACTATCGTAAAGTTGGTCCGCAACTTAGGATTGACGAAACAATGGACTTGCCTGATTTTAAAGGGAATGCCGTTATTATCTGTGTGTCTGATACCACCAAAGTTGTGGAAGGTGCACTTCAATATGCTAAGTCTATTGGTGATACGGTCATAGCTGTTCACATTTCTATAGATAAAAAACAGGAAAAGGAATTTGTTGAGAGATGGAATAGGGTTCATCCTGAAGTGCGTATGGCTAATCTGTTCTCGCCTTATCGATCCATTTCAGATCCATTAATGAAATTTATTGATACAGCGAAGCAAAAGGCAGATCAAGACAATTACTCACTAACGGTACTAATACCGCAATTTATCCCTAGAAAAGGTTGGCAAAATGTCCTTCATAATCAAACAAGTCTATTGATTCGTACTAGACTTCTAATGAAAAGAGATGTGGTTGTTTCCACATATCCATATCATTTAAAAGAATAA
- a CDS encoding CPBP family intramembrane glutamic endopeptidase, whose amino-acid sequence MENTLSFKKQGYWLFSSAIIIGLLFILLPHIISNIGVLEFIGAIFNALCMGIIAFIILKAEFLDWFKHFSFKWIIIGAPVLIIISSVFNYAWTYFAGSPTENGINSVLTWSYVFTSIPFMLLGEELLSISLLYAAWKKWNWKFWQASLLCSLLFATWHLTSYDFNFLQCIVTLAPARLILNYLFKKTNSIWVTLIVHFLFDFIAFLPVLLK is encoded by the coding sequence ATGGAAAATACTTTAAGTTTTAAAAAACAAGGGTATTGGTTATTTTCCAGTGCAATCATTATTGGTTTGCTTTTCATTCTTTTGCCACACATCATTTCCAATATTGGAGTGTTAGAATTTATAGGTGCTATTTTTAATGCCCTATGTATGGGAATTATCGCTTTTATCATATTAAAAGCAGAATTCTTAGATTGGTTTAAACATTTTAGTTTCAAATGGATAATTATCGGTGCTCCTGTGTTAATAATTATTAGCTCTGTTTTCAACTATGCGTGGACGTATTTCGCAGGTAGCCCAACTGAAAATGGTATCAACAGTGTTCTGACATGGTCTTACGTCTTTACAAGCATTCCTTTTATGCTTCTCGGGGAAGAATTATTATCAATCAGCTTGTTATACGCCGCTTGGAAAAAATGGAACTGGAAATTTTGGCAAGCATCTTTGCTCTGTTCTTTACTGTTTGCCACATGGCACTTAACATCCTATGATTTTAATTTCCTACAGTGCATCGTTACTTTAGCACCAGCCAGACTTATTTTGAACTACTTATTTAAAAAAACAAACTCCATTTGGGTTACTTTAATTGTTCACTTTCTATTTGATTTTATTGCATTTTTACCTGTTTTACTCAAATAA